One genomic window of Bremerella sp. JC817 includes the following:
- a CDS encoding thioredoxin family protein — MVKTASTMLPLGTQAPDFSLLNVDSKTVSLSDFADAKALVVIFMCNHCPFVKHLAPALAEFGRECQANGVAVVAISSNDVANYPDDSPEQMVHEAENRGYTFPYLYDEDQSVALAYKAACTPDFYVFDKDQKLAYRGQFDASRPGNDVPVTGDDLRKAVQAVAAGEPVPEPQMPSIGCNIKWIAGKEPAYFNPAGTA, encoded by the coding sequence ATGGTTAAGACCGCAAGCACCATGCTTCCCTTGGGAACGCAGGCCCCCGACTTCTCGCTGTTGAATGTCGACTCGAAGACGGTCTCGCTTTCCGACTTTGCCGACGCCAAGGCATTGGTCGTGATCTTCATGTGCAATCACTGCCCGTTCGTCAAACATCTGGCACCAGCCCTGGCCGAGTTCGGCCGCGAGTGTCAGGCCAATGGCGTTGCCGTGGTTGCCATCAGCTCGAACGACGTCGCCAACTATCCGGACGACTCGCCAGAACAAATGGTGCACGAAGCTGAAAACCGTGGCTATACGTTCCCTTATCTGTACGACGAAGATCAAAGCGTTGCTCTGGCCTACAAAGCTGCCTGTACGCCCGACTTCTATGTCTTCGATAAAGATCAGAAGCTGGCTTATCGCGGTCAGTTCGACGCCAGCCGTCCTGGCAACGACGTGCCTGTGACCGGCGACGATCTGCGTAAGGCTGTTCAGGCGGTCGCCGCTGGTGAACCAGTGCCAGAACCACAGATGCCAAGCATCGGCTGCAACATCAAGTGGATTGCCGGGAAGGAACCTGCCTACTTCAATCCAGCCGGTACCGCTTAG
- a CDS encoding amidohydrolase, which produces MTAWQSRLSAEIDQLGDHLIEFRRNLHRNPEVSGEEFQTSLLLYQVLGDLGLSVRMGPDGRGVIADLDTFDGEGTTAIALRADIDALRIHDSKSVDYCSQVDGVMHACGHDAHTTLVLGAAQALQAMAKKNELPWPIRTRFIFQPAEETCAGAKAMIKAGALEDVSTIFATHMEPGLPFGKVGFRKGELTASCEEIRIRIHGSSGHGARPYEANDPIAAAAQLVNTIYLTLPRVTNTHEAVVVSFGQIHGGSSPNVIPETVELQGTLRTLLPQTRVETINHIHRIADGISMATQTKMEVSFELGTDAVRNDSNVIDLLKETCVEITGMPGVHEVPRASMGGEDFAFYLDHIPGAMLRLGCATPGSGTWPMLHSTRFDIDERVLPFGANLLARSVVACFEPGSRWSQQLLQPRTTTHPDST; this is translated from the coding sequence ATGACAGCCTGGCAATCGCGACTTAGTGCGGAGATCGACCAGCTTGGCGATCATCTCATCGAGTTCCGCCGCAATCTTCATCGCAACCCTGAGGTCTCGGGCGAAGAGTTCCAGACCAGTCTGTTGCTCTATCAGGTTCTAGGTGACCTGGGTCTTTCGGTTCGCATGGGTCCTGATGGAAGGGGCGTCATTGCCGACCTCGATACATTCGACGGCGAAGGCACCACCGCCATTGCTCTACGAGCCGACATCGACGCCCTGCGAATCCACGACAGCAAGTCGGTCGATTACTGCAGTCAGGTCGATGGTGTGATGCACGCCTGCGGTCACGATGCCCACACAACGTTGGTGCTAGGTGCCGCTCAGGCACTGCAGGCCATGGCCAAGAAGAATGAGCTTCCCTGGCCAATTCGTACCCGCTTTATCTTTCAACCAGCCGAAGAAACCTGCGCCGGTGCCAAGGCCATGATCAAGGCAGGGGCACTGGAAGATGTATCGACAATCTTCGCCACGCACATGGAACCAGGCCTTCCGTTTGGCAAAGTTGGTTTTCGCAAGGGAGAACTCACGGCGAGTTGCGAAGAGATCCGCATTCGCATTCATGGTTCCAGCGGCCATGGTGCTCGGCCTTACGAAGCTAACGATCCAATCGCTGCTGCCGCGCAGCTTGTTAACACCATCTACCTGACGCTTCCGCGCGTGACCAACACGCACGAAGCAGTCGTCGTCAGTTTCGGCCAGATCCATGGCGGCTCGAGCCCCAATGTCATCCCGGAAACGGTCGAGCTGCAAGGTACGCTTCGCACCTTGCTTCCCCAGACCCGGGTCGAAACGATCAATCACATCCACCGCATCGCCGACGGCATCTCGATGGCGACACAAACCAAGATGGAAGTCAGCTTCGAACTCGGTACCGATGCGGTGCGGAACGACTCGAACGTAATCGATCTGCTGAAAGAGACCTGCGTCGAAATCACCGGCATGCCTGGCGTGCACGAAGTTCCGCGAGCCAGCATGGGTGGCGAAGACTTTGCGTTCTACCTGGATCACATCCCAGGGGCGATGCTCCGGCTCGGCTGTGCGACGCCGGGGTCGGGTACATGGCCGATGCTCCACAGCACGCGGTTCGACATCGACGAACGCGTGCTTCCCTTCGGAGCGAACCTATTGGCCCGTAGCGTGGTCGCTTGCTTCGAGCCAGGTTCCCGTTGGAGCCAACAACTGCTGCAGCCTCGAACGACTACTCATCCCGATTCGACCTAA
- a CDS encoding YbdK family carboxylate-amine ligase translates to MSKIEFRANHYPTLGVELELGVIDSQTMELRSAVQNILAELPEDLRTQYKPELMQCCLEINTGICQTVGEAEEDLSAKIKRIEGVMDKLGVQLWWAATHPFSRWKDQNVTENQRYLDLLELLQEMARRLVTQGLHVHVGVESGDKAVMLCERILQYVPLLLSLSGSSPFWEGRDTGLSSHRSKIMEGLPTAGIPTLMRNWSEYVWIVNHMVDTGFINTIREIWWDVRPHHNFGTVEIRICDMPGSLEDVMALTAMTQCLIVHLSREIDEGAYQYDCHPMMVRQNKWRAARFGTSARLVNSYSFEVETVPQMTRRLVETLSPIAKRLQCLDQLEHCNVIANRPSWADQQRKLLQETGSAAEMVRILSEGARLSKAAGSTESTAN, encoded by the coding sequence ATGTCGAAAATCGAATTTCGCGCCAACCATTACCCCACACTCGGCGTCGAATTAGAACTGGGCGTGATCGATAGCCAGACCATGGAGCTTCGCTCGGCTGTGCAAAACATTCTGGCCGAGTTGCCGGAAGACCTTCGCACGCAGTACAAGCCCGAGCTGATGCAGTGCTGCCTGGAAATCAATACCGGCATCTGTCAGACCGTCGGCGAAGCAGAGGAAGACTTGTCCGCCAAGATCAAGCGGATCGAAGGCGTGATGGATAAGCTGGGCGTTCAACTTTGGTGGGCCGCCACGCATCCATTCTCGCGGTGGAAAGATCAAAACGTCACCGAGAACCAGCGTTACCTCGATCTGCTCGAGCTGCTGCAAGAGATGGCTCGCCGTCTGGTCACACAAGGCCTGCACGTTCATGTCGGGGTAGAGTCCGGCGACAAAGCAGTGATGCTGTGCGAACGCATTTTGCAGTACGTACCGCTGCTCCTTTCCCTTTCAGGCTCGAGTCCTTTTTGGGAAGGTCGCGACACGGGCCTCTCTTCGCACCGCAGCAAGATCATGGAAGGTTTGCCCACCGCTGGCATTCCGACCTTAATGCGAAACTGGAGCGAGTACGTCTGGATCGTGAACCACATGGTCGATACCGGATTCATCAACACGATTCGCGAGATCTGGTGGGATGTTCGCCCGCACCATAATTTCGGTACCGTTGAGATTCGCATCTGCGATATGCCTGGCAGCCTGGAAGACGTCATGGCGTTGACCGCCATGACCCAGTGCTTGATCGTGCATCTCTCGCGCGAGATCGACGAAGGGGCCTATCAATACGATTGCCATCCGATGATGGTCCGGCAGAACAAGTGGCGAGCAGCTCGGTTCGGCACGTCGGCCCGTCTGGTGAACTCGTACTCGTTTGAAGTCGAGACCGTTCCACAGATGACGCGGCGTCTGGTCGAAACGCTTTCGCCAATCGCCAAACGTTTGCAGTGCCTCGATCAACTTGAGCACTGCAACGTGATTGCGAATCGGCCGAGTTGGGCAGACCAGCAGCGAAAGCTTCTCCAAGAAACAGGATCAGCGGCCGAGATGGTCCGCATCCTTTCTGAAGGTGCTCGACTATCCAAGGCCGCTGGTTCCACAGAATCGACAGCAAATTAG